The window GGCGTCGTCAGCTCGCCCACGCCCTCGAAGCGCACGGGCACGTCGCGCAGCAGTTCCAGCGTGGCCGGCACGGGGATGGGCATGGCGCCGTGGGCCACGCGGATGGTGCCGCTGCCCAGCGGGGGCGGCGCCGCGTACACCTCCGGGTTGCCCAGCAGCTCCAGCACCACCGCCGCGCCGCAGATGTCGACGATGGAGTCCACCGCCCCCACCTCGTGGAAGTGGATGTCCTCGAGGGAGACGCCGTGCACCTTCGCCTCGGCCTCGCCGATGGCGCGGAACACCTTCAGCGCCCGCTCCTTCGCGCGGGGCGGCAGCGTGTCCGCCTCGCCGATGAGCCGCTGGATGTCCGAGTACGCCCGGTGCGGGTGCGCCTCGCGCGCATCCAGCACCACGTCCAGGTGCGTGCCGCTGATGGCGTGGCGCACCGCGCGCTGCACCGCCAGCTTCCAGCCCGGCACGCGCAGGCCGCCCAGCGCCCGCTCCAGGTCCGCGGGCGACAGCCCCAGGTCGATGCCCGCCGCCAGGAACATGTCCCCGGCGATGCCACCCACCGGCTCCAGGTAGAGGATGCGTCGCATGGCCGTCACCGCCGTCCCTTCGTCCGGGAAATCAGCGCCGCGTAGAAGCCGCCGCCGAAGCCGTTGTCGATGTTCACCGTGGCCACGTTGGAGGCGCACGAGTTCACCATGGCCAGCAGCGCGGACACGCCCTTGAAGTTGGCGCCGTAGCCCACGGACGTGGGCACCGCCACCACGGGGATGCCCACCAGCCCGCCCAGCGCGCTCGCCAGCGCGCCCTCCATGCCCGCCACCACCACGGCGACATGGCACTCCTGGATTTCCTCGCGCCGCCGCAGCAGCCGGTGGATGCCGGCCACGCCCACGTCATAGACGCGCCGCACCTCCGCGCCCATGGCCTGGGCGGTGAGCGCCGCCTCCTCCGCCACGGGGATGTCGCTGGTGCCCGCGGTGACGATGGCCACACGGCCCGCGCGCACCTTGCCCTGCTTCAGGTGGAAGATGCGCGCCACCGGGTGGTACTCGCCCTTGGGGAAGCGCGCCACCAGCGCCTCCGCCTTGTCCGGCTGCAGCCGCGTCACCAGCACCGTCTGCTTGCGCTCCACCAGCGCGCCGACGATGCCCAGCAGCTGCTCCACCGTCTTCGGCTCTCCCAGCACCACCTCCGGGAAGCCGAAGCGCAGGTTGCGGTGCGTGTCGAGCGTTGCGTAGCCCAGCTCCGCGTAGGGCAAATCCTTCAGCTTGCCCACGGCGGAGTCCACCGAGACACGGCCCGACTTCACGCCCGCGAGCAGCTGCTTCAGCGCCTTCTCGTCCATGGGCGCCCGTCTACCGCGAAACGGGCTACACGCCCAGCCGCGCCAGCAGGGCCCGGGAGCTGTCCCGCTCCAGCACCAGCAGCAGCTGCCCGCCCACCGGGGGCGCGGAGGCCGTCTGGAAGCGGGCCTCCAGCACCACCAGGCGGCTCGTGTCGCCCTGGGCGCCCGGCACCTGCTCCAGCGCCGAGTCCACCACGTCCCGGGCGGACGTCCTGCGCAGCGTGGGCACCGTGGGCATCAGCTTCCAGCCGGTGAGCCGGCCCAGGGCGGACAGGCACGCGCTGGCGACGATGTTGGCGACCTCCGCCACCACGCTGTCACGCTCCTCCAGCGGGGCGGACGGGCTGCCCAGCAGCAGCGCCTCCAGCGCGAGGGAGTCCGCGTGCGGCAGCACCGTCAGCATGACGCCCTTCAGCTCGCCCCGGATGCCCAGCCACGCGGCCACCACGGGCGCGTCCCCGCCGAGCAGCGCGGCGGCATCCGCCTGGGCCGTCAGCAGCACGCGGGGGACGGAGAGGTCCACCTTCCGCCCGCCCATCAACCGGGAGAGCGCATTGGCCGCGTGGCCGCAGCCGATGTTCGCCACCTCGCGCAGGGCATCGAGCTGCGCGTCGCTGGGGAGGGAGAGGCTCACGCGGACAGTAACCTCGGCACGTCCAGGATGAAGACCGGGCGGCCACTCCCGAGGATGGTGACCCCGGACAGGCCGGGCAGCAAGTCCAGCGGACGGGACAGCGGCTTGAGCACCACCTCTTCCTGGCCCAGCAGCCGGTCCACCGCCAGCGCCACCCGCCCCGCGTCCGCGTCCATCACCACGAAGGGCCGGGCCCCCTGCCGCGCCGGCGCCGGGACTCCCACCAGCGAGTCCAGCGAGTGTACCGGCAGCAGCGAGTTGCCATGGGGCAGCAGCGCCGTCTCCCGGCTGCGGCTGAGCATGTCGCCGTCCGCCTCCGTCGCACCCACCACCTTGGCGATGGGCAGGCCGAAGACCTCCTCTCCCACCTCCACCAGCAGCAGGTGCACCACCGCCACCGTCAGCGGCAGGCGCAGCGTGAAGCGGGTGCCCCGGCCCTTCTCGCTGTCGATTTCGACGGTGCCGCCGACGTTCTCCACCACGCGCTTCACCGCGTCCATGCCGACGCCGCGGCCGGAGATGTCGGTGATGTCCTTGGCGGTGGACACGCCGGGCAGGCAGGACAGCATGAAGGCCTCGCGGTCCGTCATGCGCGCGGCGGCCTCCGTCGACAGCAGCCCCCGCGCCACGGAAGCGGCCTTCAGCTTCACCGGGTCCATGCCCCGGCCGTCGTCCTCGATTTCGACGATGACGCGGTCCCTGGCGCGCTTCACGGCCACCAGCACGCGCCCGCGCGGGCCCTTCTTCGCGGCGACGCGCTCCTCGGGGGACTCCAGGCCGTGGTCGATGCAGTTGCGCAGCAGGTGCAGCAGCGGGTCCGCCAGCTCGTCGAGGATGGCCCGGTCCAGCTCGATTTCCGCGCCGGTGATGACCAGGTCGACCTCGCGCTCCTTGCGGCGGGCGATGTCTCGCGCGGCACGGGGGAGCCGGTCGGTGATGAGCGACAGCGGCGTCATGCGCGCCGTCATCACCTTGTCGTGCAGGTCCTTCACCAGCGTGTGCAGCCGGTAGACGCCCTCCTCCAGCGCGGGGCGGGTGTTCTCCGGCAGCACCTTGCCCACCTCGCGCAGGCGGGCCGTGGCGAGCATCAGCTCACCCACGGTGTCCAGGAAGTAGTCGAGCAGCTCCGTGCGCACGCGCACCGTGCGGGACGTGGAATCCGCGCTGGCACGGGCGCCCTCCGCCACCGGCGGCACCACGGGCACCGGGGCCGGTGCGGCCACCGCGGGCTTGACGGAAACGACGTCCACCTCGGCCACGTTCTTCAGCGACGCGTGGATGCCCGCCTCGCCGGCGGAGGTCTCCAGCTCCAGCTGGATGTAGCCGTCGGGGATGCGGCCGGCCTTCAGCTCCTCCAGCGCGGGCCGCAGGTCCACCAGCGTGCCCAGGTTGGTGAGCCGCTTGTGCACCAGGAACGCGCGCACGCCGGGCACCTGGCAGGTGGGGGCGATGCGCAGGCGCACGGCCCAGCGCTGCGTGACGAGGCGGTTGTCGGGCGCCGCTTCCGCCACCGGCGCGCCCGCGGACGCCTTCAGTCCGTTCGCGAGCTCGCTCGGAGAGACGGGCAGCCCCAGCGCCGCGGCCACGACGGTCGCCGCTCCCGAAGAGACCCCGGGCGGTGCGAGCGAACCGGAAGCAGGGCCCGGAACGGAGAGCAGGTCGGGAGGCAGGGGCGCACCCAGGGACGCCACATCCACGGAGGCACCGGCCACGCCGACGACGCCCTGAGCGTGGGCCGCGCCGGAGGACGCCAGCCGTGACGAGGCACCCGGGTCGCCGCCCTCCGCGGAAGGAACGTTCATTCCACCGGGATGCGCCAGGGAGACCCCTCCTCCGGCCGCCCCGGAAGGAACGTTCATTCCACCGGAATGCGCCGGGGAGACCCCTCCTCCGGCCGCCCCGGCTTCTCGCTCCGTCCCACCGGAGCCCCCGGTGCCAGAAGCAGGAAACCCGGTTCCACCCGAGCCCGAGGCCGTTCCGCCAGTCCCCGAACCCGGGCCACCCGAGCCCGCACCCGAGCCGCCAGTCCCCGAACCCGACCCACCAGAAACCGAGCCGCCAGCGCCCGAAGCCGAGCCACCCTGCGAGGCCGAGGTGCCGCTGCCCCCCGAGCCCGACGCCGAGCCCCCGGTGCCGGTGCCCTCCGAGCCCGACGCCGAGCCCCCCAGCTCACCCTCCTGGGGCTTGATGAGGGCGGTGACCTTGGCGACGCGGGTGGCCGCCAGGGCCTGGCCCGTCATGGAGGTGACACGGGCGCCGAGCTGCGCGAGCAGCGACGCGGCGTCATCCGGCGGCTTGTTCTCCGCCACGGCGCGCACCTGCGCGAGCATGGTGTCCGCGGCGGTGAGCAGCAGGTCCACCACGTCCCGGTCCAGGCGCCCGCGGTCCTGCCGGACGGCATCCACCAGGTCCTCCACGCGGTGGGCGAGGATGGCGATGGGCTCGAAGCCCATGGACGACGCCATGCCCTTCACCGAGTGGGCGTGGCGGAACATGGAATCCACCACCCCGGCGGAGCTCTCGCGCTCGAGCTGCACGAGGTCGCGCCCGAGCGCCTCCAGGTGCTCACTGGCCTCCGAGA of the Pyxidicoccus xibeiensis genome contains:
- the larB gene encoding nickel pincer cofactor biosynthesis protein LarB, which gives rise to MDEKALKQLLAGVKSGRVSVDSAVGKLKDLPYAELGYATLDTHRNLRFGFPEVVLGEPKTVEQLLGIVGALVERKQTVLVTRLQPDKAEALVARFPKGEYHPVARIFHLKQGKVRAGRVAIVTAGTSDIPVAEEAALTAQAMGAEVRRVYDVGVAGIHRLLRRREEIQECHVAVVVAGMEGALASALGGLVGIPVVAVPTSVGYGANFKGVSALLAMVNSCASNVATVNIDNGFGGGFYAALISRTKGRR
- a CDS encoding chemotaxis protein CheC yields the protein MSLSLPSDAQLDALREVANIGCGHAANALSRLMGGRKVDLSVPRVLLTAQADAAALLGGDAPVVAAWLGIRGELKGVMLTVLPHADSLALEALLLGSPSAPLEERDSVVAEVANIVASACLSALGRLTGWKLMPTVPTLRRTSARDVVDSALEQVPGAQGDTSRLVVLEARFQTASAPPVGGQLLLVLERDSSRALLARLGV
- a CDS encoding chemotaxis protein CheW, whose protein sequence is MTMDMSRYLGLFISEASEHLEALGRDLVQLERESSAGVVDSMFRHAHSVKGMASSMGFEPIAILAHRVEDLVDAVRQDRGRLDRDVVDLLLTAADTMLAQVRAVAENKPPDDAASLLAQLGARVTSMTGQALAATRVAKVTALIKPQEGELGGSASGSEGTGTGGSASGSGGSGTSASQGGSASGAGGSVSGGSGSGTGGSGAGSGGPGSGTGGTASGSGGTGFPASGTGGSGGTEREAGAAGGGVSPAHSGGMNVPSGAAGGGVSLAHPGGMNVPSAEGGDPGASSRLASSGAAHAQGVVGVAGASVDVASLGAPLPPDLLSVPGPASGSLAPPGVSSGAATVVAAALGLPVSPSELANGLKASAGAPVAEAAPDNRLVTQRWAVRLRIAPTCQVPGVRAFLVHKRLTNLGTLVDLRPALEELKAGRIPDGYIQLELETSAGEAGIHASLKNVAEVDVVSVKPAVAAPAPVPVVPPVAEGARASADSTSRTVRVRTELLDYFLDTVGELMLATARLREVGKVLPENTRPALEEGVYRLHTLVKDLHDKVMTARMTPLSLITDRLPRAARDIARRKEREVDLVITGAEIELDRAILDELADPLLHLLRNCIDHGLESPEERVAAKKGPRGRVLVAVKRARDRVIVEIEDDGRGMDPVKLKAASVARGLLSTEAAARMTDREAFMLSCLPGVSTAKDITDISGRGVGMDAVKRVVENVGGTVEIDSEKGRGTRFTLRLPLTVAVVHLLLVEVGEEVFGLPIAKVVGATEADGDMLSRSRETALLPHGNSLLPVHSLDSLVGVPAPARQGARPFVVMDADAGRVALAVDRLLGQEEVVLKPLSRPLDLLPGLSGVTILGSGRPVFILDVPRLLSA